A single window of Usitatibacter rugosus DNA harbors:
- a CDS encoding ABC transporter permease yields the protein MSAVLTNPTPPAPQESPGLWTLAWRRLKQDPVGMIALAVVILFLAMMLASFTGLVARDWSKESGVSYANPAFLAGQENLEAKAVAAGTGVSKAPPVDLSDVDPLAPRYKEWEERAAKIAVTETKRAETLPFGGDKWGRDVLLKAIKGSEVSIFVGLVAAVLATIIGTFLGAMAGYWGGKVNDFLEWFYNIFTSIPYILLILAFAAVFKKGLDTIIVILALTGWTGIYRLVRAEYIKHSAREYVKAAQAIGASHMSRMFIHILPNASHVILVQLSQHVVQFIKAEVILSFLGLGVPVDMVSWGTMLAEAQNELVIGKWWQLFAAGASMAVLVTAFSLLTDSLRDALDPKLK from the coding sequence ATGAGCGCAGTCCTCACGAATCCCACGCCGCCCGCCCCGCAGGAATCGCCGGGCCTCTGGACCCTCGCCTGGCGCCGCCTGAAGCAGGACCCCGTCGGCATGATCGCCCTCGCGGTGGTGATCCTCTTCCTCGCGATGATGCTGGCCTCGTTCACGGGCCTCGTCGCGCGCGACTGGAGCAAGGAATCCGGCGTCTCGTATGCCAACCCCGCGTTCCTCGCGGGCCAGGAGAACCTCGAGGCCAAGGCCGTGGCGGCCGGCACCGGCGTCTCCAAGGCGCCCCCGGTCGATCTCTCCGACGTCGATCCGCTCGCTCCGCGCTACAAGGAGTGGGAGGAGCGCGCGGCCAAGATCGCCGTCACCGAGACCAAGCGGGCCGAGACGCTGCCCTTCGGCGGCGACAAGTGGGGCCGCGACGTGCTGCTGAAGGCGATCAAGGGCTCCGAGGTCTCGATCTTCGTGGGCCTCGTGGCCGCGGTCCTCGCCACAATCATCGGCACCTTCCTGGGCGCGATGGCCGGCTACTGGGGCGGGAAGGTCAACGACTTCCTCGAGTGGTTCTACAACATCTTCACGTCCATCCCGTACATCCTGCTGATCCTCGCGTTCGCCGCGGTGTTCAAGAAGGGGCTGGACACGATCATCGTGATCCTGGCCCTCACCGGCTGGACCGGCATCTACCGCCTGGTGCGCGCGGAATACATCAAGCACAGCGCTCGTGAGTACGTGAAGGCCGCGCAGGCGATCGGCGCGTCCCACATGTCGCGCATGTTCATCCACATCCTGCCCAACGCCTCGCACGTGATCCTGGTGCAGCTCTCGCAGCACGTGGTGCAGTTCATCAAGGCGGAGGTGATCCTCTCGTTCCTGGGACTGGGCGTCCCGGTGGACATGGTCTCGTGGGGCACGATGCTCGCCGAGGCGCAGAACGAGCTCGTGATCGGCAAGTGGTGGCAGCTCTTCGCTGCCGGCGCTTCCATGGCGGTGCTGGTGACCGCGTTCTCGCTCCTCACCGACTCGTTGCGCGATGCGCTCGATCCGAAACTCAAATAA
- a CDS encoding ABC transporter ATP-binding protein: MTDPILQVKNLDIRFRIDKKHEPFRAVKGISFDVPTNSTVALVGESGSGKSVSAMSILGLLPENAIIAPESEVIYGGRNILRASASEKLAIRGKEISVIFQEPMTSLNPVFPVGDQIAEVLTQHMGLSGKAARERAVALLAEVGIPNPALRVNSFPHEMSGGQQQRVMIAMAIACEPKLLIADEPTTALDVTIQKQILDLLASLQEKHHMSVLFITHDLGVVGDIADTVVVMQNGEIKEQGQVHQIFHDPKDAYTKALLACRPRLDRRPKRLPVIDDFLRGDVASKLEERPRGTKESDAVILEVKNLYKTFFLKEGFFGKREVAAVKDVNFRLRKGKTLGLVGESGSGKTTVGLTLMRLHDATSGEVLFEGKNLLSLTDREMMAYRRRIQIIFQNPYASLNPRMTVGQILVEPMKIHSIGKDQAERVEHAFSLLKKVGLSEASFYKYPHEFSGGQRQRIAIARCLTMKPDVLICDESVSALDVSVQAQVLNLLQDLQDEFGLSYIFISHDLAVVKYISDQVMVMNEGAVVEIADSDQIYLNPQQDYTRKLLSSIPKGLEHQAA; encoded by the coding sequence ATGACTGATCCCATCCTGCAGGTCAAGAACCTCGACATCCGCTTCCGGATCGACAAGAAGCACGAGCCGTTCCGCGCGGTGAAGGGCATCTCCTTCGACGTGCCCACGAACAGCACGGTGGCACTCGTCGGCGAGTCGGGCAGCGGCAAGAGCGTTTCCGCGATGTCGATCCTGGGCCTGCTGCCGGAGAACGCGATCATCGCGCCCGAGAGCGAGGTGATCTACGGCGGGCGCAACATCCTTCGCGCCTCCGCCTCCGAGAAGCTCGCGATCCGCGGCAAGGAGATCTCGGTGATCTTCCAGGAGCCGATGACGTCGCTGAACCCGGTGTTCCCCGTCGGCGACCAGATCGCCGAGGTGCTGACGCAGCACATGGGCCTGTCGGGCAAGGCCGCGCGCGAGCGCGCGGTGGCGCTGCTGGCCGAGGTCGGCATCCCGAACCCCGCGCTTCGCGTCAATTCCTTCCCGCACGAGATGTCCGGCGGCCAGCAGCAGCGCGTGATGATCGCGATGGCGATCGCGTGCGAGCCGAAGCTGCTCATCGCCGACGAGCCCACCACGGCGCTCGACGTCACGATCCAGAAGCAGATCCTCGACCTCCTCGCGAGCTTGCAGGAGAAGCACCACATGTCGGTGCTCTTCATCACGCACGACCTGGGCGTCGTGGGCGACATCGCCGACACCGTGGTGGTCATGCAGAACGGCGAGATCAAGGAGCAGGGCCAGGTCCACCAGATCTTCCACGACCCGAAGGATGCGTACACCAAGGCGCTGCTCGCCTGCCGTCCGCGCCTCGACCGCCGCCCGAAGCGCCTGCCGGTGATCGACGACTTCCTGCGCGGCGACGTGGCCTCGAAGCTGGAGGAGCGCCCGCGCGGCACGAAGGAATCCGACGCCGTGATCCTCGAGGTGAAGAACCTGTACAAGACGTTCTTCCTCAAGGAGGGCTTCTTCGGCAAGCGCGAGGTGGCCGCGGTGAAGGACGTGAACTTCCGCCTGCGCAAGGGCAAGACGCTCGGCCTCGTGGGCGAGTCCGGCTCGGGCAAGACGACGGTGGGCTTGACGCTCATGCGCCTGCACGACGCCACCAGCGGCGAGGTGCTCTTCGAGGGCAAGAACCTGCTCTCGCTCACCGACCGCGAGATGATGGCCTACCGCCGACGCATCCAGATCATCTTCCAGAACCCGTATGCGTCGCTGAACCCGCGCATGACGGTGGGCCAGATCCTGGTCGAGCCGATGAAGATCCACTCGATCGGCAAGGACCAAGCCGAGCGCGTCGAGCACGCCTTCAGCCTGCTGAAGAAGGTGGGGCTCTCGGAAGCCTCGTTCTACAAGTACCCGCACGAGTTCTCCGGCGGCCAGCGCCAGCGGATCGCCATCGCCCGCTGCCTCACCATGAAGCCCGACGTCCTGATCTGCGACGAGAGCGTCTCCGCGCTCGACGTCTCGGTGCAGGCGCAGGTGCTGAACCTCCTGCAGGACCTGCAGGACGAGTTCGGCCTCTCGTACATCTTCATCTCGCACGACCTCGCGGTCGTGAAGTACATCTCCGACCAGGTGATGGTGATGAACGAGGGCGCGGTCGTCGAGATCGCGGATTCGGACCAGATCTACCTCAACCCCCAGCAGGACTACACGCGAAAGCTGCTCTCCTCGATCCCAAAAGGACTCGAGCACCAGGCGGCTTGA
- a CDS encoding M3 family metallopeptidase, whose product MNKTILAAALLAALPAFAAPTLMPSWDAPSLTKACDAAVAKARKDIAAMSAKKEPGTILAEWNKLQIAVEDVAGPVSLLGAVHPDKAVRDAAEPCSTKLTELNTEINQNEALYARVKAVKPANAHQKKLQKDLLEVFEDSGVTLPQDKRARVKEIFDQLEAGRQAFDRNIRDDKTTVTMTPAEMEGLSEAYLKDKKKDEQGNYVLKLDTPVYGPFMSNAKSEAARERYYRARSKQGGEQNLKILETLFILRQELATIYGLPDYATYVTRRKMVGTPANVNKFLAEVKQAVGEVEKKELEELRADKSKERGTPPDQTAFSRWDVNYHQERIRKARFAVDQEELRKYFPTEKAIAYTFLVAETLYGIKIKPVAVKSWNEDVRYYEVSDAKTGKYLSSFYFDPFPREGKYTHAAAWAVRGASKLTGRTPMTVFVTNIDRKGLTQAEMETVFHEFGHVLHGVLSTADYNPQAGTNTLQDFVEAPSQMFEEWVRHEQPLALMKTVCPECPQLTKDQIQRLEAARTYGQGSKYQRQWEYAAFDMALSQKPQPVMQAWIAVEKQTPLGYIEGTTFPAAFGHLASGYAAGYYGYMWSEVLALDMLSAFKGNYLDPAVGKRYRDIILANGAQEEPMDLVKRFLGREPSSDAFFKEITGKR is encoded by the coding sequence ATGAACAAGACCATCCTCGCCGCGGCGCTGCTCGCGGCCCTTCCCGCGTTTGCCGCTCCGACGCTCATGCCCTCGTGGGACGCCCCCTCGCTCACCAAGGCCTGCGATGCCGCCGTGGCCAAGGCCCGCAAGGACATCGCCGCGATGTCGGCGAAGAAGGAACCCGGCACCATCCTCGCCGAGTGGAACAAGCTGCAGATCGCCGTCGAGGACGTCGCGGGCCCGGTCTCGCTGCTGGGTGCCGTGCATCCGGACAAGGCCGTGCGCGACGCCGCCGAGCCGTGCTCGACCAAGCTCACCGAGCTCAACACCGAGATCAACCAGAACGAGGCGCTCTACGCGCGCGTGAAGGCGGTCAAGCCGGCCAACGCCCACCAGAAGAAGCTGCAGAAGGACCTCCTCGAGGTCTTCGAGGACAGCGGCGTCACCCTCCCGCAGGACAAGCGCGCCCGCGTGAAGGAAATCTTCGACCAGCTCGAAGCGGGCCGCCAGGCGTTCGACCGCAACATCCGCGACGACAAGACGACCGTCACGATGACGCCCGCCGAGATGGAGGGCTTGTCCGAGGCCTACCTCAAGGACAAGAAGAAGGACGAGCAGGGCAACTACGTGCTCAAGCTGGATACGCCGGTCTACGGGCCCTTCATGTCGAACGCGAAGTCCGAGGCGGCCCGCGAGCGTTACTACCGGGCCCGCTCGAAGCAGGGCGGCGAGCAGAACCTGAAGATCCTCGAGACGCTCTTCATCCTGCGCCAGGAGCTCGCCACGATCTACGGCCTGCCCGACTACGCGACCTACGTCACGCGCCGGAAGATGGTCGGTACGCCCGCCAACGTGAACAAGTTCCTCGCCGAGGTAAAGCAAGCGGTCGGCGAGGTCGAGAAGAAAGAGCTCGAGGAGCTCCGAGCCGACAAGTCGAAGGAGCGCGGCACGCCCCCCGACCAGACCGCGTTCTCGCGCTGGGACGTGAACTACCACCAGGAGCGCATCCGCAAGGCGCGCTTCGCGGTGGACCAGGAAGAGCTGCGCAAGTACTTCCCGACGGAGAAGGCGATCGCCTACACCTTCCTCGTGGCCGAGACGCTCTACGGCATCAAGATCAAGCCGGTGGCGGTCAAGTCCTGGAACGAGGACGTGCGCTACTACGAGGTGTCGGACGCGAAGACCGGCAAGTACCTCTCCAGCTTCTACTTCGATCCGTTCCCGCGCGAGGGCAAGTACACGCACGCCGCCGCCTGGGCCGTGCGCGGCGCCAGCAAGCTCACGGGCCGCACGCCCATGACCGTGTTCGTGACCAACATCGACCGGAAGGGCCTCACGCAGGCCGAGATGGAGACCGTCTTCCACGAGTTCGGCCACGTGCTTCACGGCGTGCTCTCGACCGCGGACTACAACCCGCAGGCCGGCACGAACACGCTGCAGGATTTCGTCGAGGCCCCCTCGCAGATGTTCGAGGAGTGGGTCCGCCACGAGCAGCCGCTGGCGCTCATGAAGACGGTCTGCCCGGAGTGCCCGCAGCTCACGAAGGACCAGATCCAGCGCCTCGAGGCCGCGCGCACCTACGGCCAGGGCAGCAAGTACCAGCGACAGTGGGAGTACGCCGCGTTCGACATGGCGCTCTCGCAAAAGCCGCAGCCGGTGATGCAGGCGTGGATCGCGGTGGAGAAGCAGACGCCGCTGGGCTACATCGAGGGCACCACGTTCCCCGCGGCCTTCGGCCACCTCGCGTCGGGCTACGCGGCCGGCTACTACGGCTACATGTGGTCGGAAGTGCTGGCGCTGGACATGCTCTCCGCGTTCAAGGGCAACTACCTCGATCCGGCGGTGGGCAAGCGCTACCGCGACATCATCCTCGCCAACGGAGCGCAGGAAGAGCCGATGGATCTCGTGAAGCGCTTCCTCGGGCGCGAGCCTTCGAGCGACGCGTTCTTCAAGGAAATCACCGGGAAACGTTGA
- a CDS encoding TldD/PmbA family protein: protein MENLQRAFRAAAPAVDFCSLRFVEESSEYLSVRQDVPEPPQLSVDRGAMVTVIDKGGLGYAATSDLTPAGLADAAGRAKRYAELTRGRSVVDYSKIALPRPEGEYRSPVGRDPANVSRKDKYEILGRESAGCRIDPRIVDWDASIWTTKVRQLYLTADGGAVEQSFDMLVPNLSATAYADGETQTRTHAGRYNGFCRQGGMEILDAFGLDGAGRAVAEGALELLGAPNCPSGKMDVLLMPDQMMLQIHESIGHPLELDRILGDERNFAGTSFVTLDMFGSYRYGSALLNVTYDPTRPEQYASFGWDDDGTAAERQHVIRDGILERPLGGAISQARAGGIPGVANARACSWNRPPIDRMANLNVEAGDSTLDQLIASIELGVMMRTNVSWSIDDSRNKFQFGCEWGRVIRNGKLAEVVRNPNYRGVSATFWRSLSGVGDASTYQVMGTPYCGKGEPSQVVRVGHAAPACRFSGVDVFGGAA, encoded by the coding sequence ATGGAAAATCTCCAGCGCGCCTTCCGCGCCGCCGCCCCCGCCGTCGATTTCTGCTCGCTGCGCTTCGTCGAGGAGTCGAGCGAATACCTCTCCGTCCGCCAGGACGTCCCCGAGCCGCCGCAGCTGTCGGTCGATCGCGGGGCCATGGTCACGGTGATCGACAAGGGCGGCCTCGGCTATGCGGCGACCAGCGACCTCACGCCCGCGGGCCTGGCCGACGCGGCGGGCCGTGCGAAGCGCTACGCGGAGCTCACGCGCGGCCGATCGGTCGTTGACTACAGCAAGATCGCGCTCCCTCGACCCGAGGGCGAATACCGCTCTCCCGTCGGGCGCGATCCGGCGAACGTGTCGCGCAAGGACAAGTACGAGATCCTCGGCCGGGAGTCGGCGGGCTGCCGAATCGACCCGCGGATCGTGGACTGGGACGCGTCGATCTGGACCACGAAGGTCCGCCAGCTCTACCTCACGGCCGACGGCGGCGCGGTGGAGCAATCGTTCGACATGCTGGTGCCGAACCTCTCGGCCACCGCGTATGCCGACGGCGAAACGCAGACCCGCACGCACGCCGGGCGCTACAACGGCTTCTGCCGCCAGGGCGGGATGGAGATCCTCGACGCCTTCGGCCTCGACGGTGCGGGCCGCGCGGTCGCGGAAGGCGCGCTCGAGCTGCTCGGTGCGCCCAACTGCCCCAGCGGCAAGATGGACGTGCTGCTGATGCCCGACCAGATGATGCTGCAGATCCACGAGTCCATCGGCCATCCGCTCGAGCTCGATCGCATCCTCGGCGACGAACGCAACTTCGCGGGCACGAGCTTCGTCACGCTCGACATGTTCGGCAGCTACCGCTACGGCTCGGCGCTCCTCAACGTCACTTACGACCCGACGCGCCCCGAGCAATATGCGAGCTTCGGCTGGGACGACGACGGCACCGCGGCCGAGCGCCAGCACGTGATCCGCGACGGCATCCTCGAGCGGCCGCTGGGCGGCGCGATCTCGCAGGCGCGGGCCGGCGGCATTCCGGGCGTGGCCAATGCGCGCGCCTGTTCGTGGAACCGCCCGCCCATCGACCGGATGGCGAACCTCAACGTCGAGGCCGGCGACTCCACGCTCGACCAGCTCATCGCCTCGATCGAGCTCGGCGTGATGATGCGCACCAACGTCTCGTGGTCCATCGACGACTCGCGCAACAAATTCCAGTTCGGCTGCGAGTGGGGCCGCGTGATCCGCAACGGCAAGCTCGCCGAAGTGGTGAGGAACCCCAACTACCGCGGCGTCTCCGCCACGTTCTGGCGCTCGCTCTCGGGCGTGGGCGATGCATCCACGTACCAGGTGATGGGAACGCCCTACTGCGGCAAGGGAGAGCCTTCTCAGGTCGTCCGCGTGGGGCACGCCGCGCCCGCGTGCCGCTTCTCCGGGGTCGATGTCTTCGGAGGTGCCGCGTGA
- a CDS encoding ABC transporter permease has product MTAYVVRRLWQMIPTLAGVILLIFFLFNWVGGDPAQVLAGKISNPEQIANIRKQLGVDQPYYVQLWYFVQQVFTFDFGRSWSTNEEVSRILLTRVGPTLTIMVPVLIIETFLAVIFAIMVAYVRGTLTDRTIMILCTTAMSISFLVYIIVGQYLFGFQWGIFPVQGWSESFTKNLVTYAPLPIILAVAVGLAPQLRLYRSFFLEEINQDYVRTARAKGLPEKKVMMKHVLRNALIPILTNIGIYLPSVFVGSFLLEVFFSIPGLGREIITAVNRSDFPVIKAVTVYLAVLTMIINLLVDVMYKFVDPRVSFK; this is encoded by the coding sequence GTCGTTCGCAGGCTGTGGCAGATGATCCCGACCCTGGCGGGCGTGATCCTGCTGATCTTCTTCCTGTTCAACTGGGTGGGAGGGGATCCCGCGCAGGTGCTGGCCGGGAAGATCTCCAACCCCGAGCAGATCGCCAACATCAGGAAGCAGCTCGGCGTCGACCAGCCGTACTACGTGCAGCTCTGGTACTTCGTGCAGCAGGTCTTCACGTTCGACTTCGGCCGCAGCTGGTCCACGAACGAAGAGGTCTCGCGCATCCTCCTCACGCGCGTCGGCCCGACGCTCACCATCATGGTGCCGGTGCTGATCATCGAGACCTTCCTCGCGGTCATCTTCGCGATCATGGTCGCCTACGTGCGCGGCACGCTGACCGACCGCACGATCATGATCCTCTGCACCACGGCGATGTCGATCAGCTTCCTCGTCTACATCATCGTCGGCCAGTACCTGTTCGGCTTCCAGTGGGGCATCTTCCCGGTGCAGGGCTGGAGCGAGAGCTTCACGAAGAACCTCGTCACGTACGCTCCGCTGCCCATCATCCTCGCCGTGGCCGTTGGCCTGGCGCCCCAGCTTCGCCTCTACCGCTCGTTCTTCCTCGAGGAGATCAACCAGGACTACGTGCGCACGGCTCGCGCCAAGGGCCTGCCCGAGAAGAAGGTGATGATGAAGCACGTGCTTCGCAACGCGCTCATCCCCATCCTCACCAACATCGGCATCTACCTGCCGAGCGTCTTCGTCGGCTCCTTCCTGCTCGAGGTGTTCTTCTCGATCCCGGGCCTGGGCCGCGAGATCATCACCGCGGTGAACCGCAGCGACTTCCCCGTGATCAAGGCGGTGACGGTCTACCTCGCGGTGCTCACCATGATCATCAACCTGCTGGTCGACGTGATGTACAAGTTCGTCGATCCGCGCGTCTCGTTCAAGTGA
- a CDS encoding transglycosylase SLT domain-containing protein, whose translation MILKQKFKCLALAAGLALGSGGISAADAPKSVAFEAPKPMAFPPAFEDPDDVPLPDPDLWHRIRMGFALEPLETPLIVKWEGWYSDRPEYIARFVDRGSRYLHHIVEEVEKRKMPMEIALLPVVESAFNPHAYSRSKASGLWQFIPSTGKSYGLSQDSWKDNRRDVIAATDAALNYLERLHTMFGSWELALAAYNCGEGCVGRAIAKNQKKGLPTDFLSLNLPPETQNYVPKLVAVKNIVLSPATYGVDLGTVPDQAYFTAVKAPEKIDVKLAAKLAGMSEEEFVALNPSNNGAVAVSKGTFLVPLDKADAFRTNLDGYDKPLVSWTTVTAKKGESIDSLAKRYGVPAHEFRAANGAVKLNKKGYLAVNQSIMVPMKSATTVATAAPAKATHAKHTVAAAPAKIEAEPKIVPASSGSTYTVRAGDTLYGIAQKAGATVDDILALNRLKSSAVIQPGLRLRLP comes from the coding sequence ATGATTTTAAAGCAGAAATTCAAGTGCCTCGCGCTCGCCGCGGGCCTGGCTCTCGGTTCCGGCGGGATCTCCGCTGCCGACGCGCCGAAATCGGTGGCCTTCGAGGCGCCGAAGCCCATGGCCTTCCCGCCCGCCTTCGAGGACCCGGATGACGTCCCCCTGCCGGATCCAGACCTCTGGCACCGCATCCGCATGGGCTTCGCCCTGGAGCCGCTGGAAACGCCCCTGATCGTGAAGTGGGAGGGGTGGTACTCCGACCGCCCCGAATACATCGCGCGCTTCGTCGACCGCGGCAGCCGCTACCTCCACCACATCGTGGAGGAGGTCGAGAAGCGCAAGATGCCCATGGAAATCGCGCTGCTCCCCGTCGTGGAGAGCGCCTTCAACCCCCACGCCTACTCGCGCTCCAAGGCCTCGGGCCTGTGGCAGTTCATCCCCTCCACCGGCAAGAGCTACGGCCTGTCGCAGGATTCGTGGAAGGACAACCGCCGCGACGTGATCGCCGCCACCGATGCCGCGCTGAACTACCTCGAAAGGCTGCACACGATGTTCGGCAGCTGGGAGCTCGCGCTTGCCGCCTACAACTGCGGCGAAGGCTGCGTGGGCCGCGCGATCGCCAAGAACCAGAAGAAGGGCCTGCCCACCGATTTCCTGAGCCTGAACCTCCCGCCCGAGACGCAGAACTACGTCCCGAAGCTGGTCGCGGTGAAGAACATCGTGCTCTCCCCCGCCACCTACGGCGTGGATCTCGGCACCGTGCCCGACCAGGCGTACTTCACCGCCGTGAAGGCCCCCGAGAAGATCGACGTGAAGCTCGCCGCGAAGCTGGCCGGCATGAGCGAGGAGGAGTTCGTCGCGCTGAACCCCTCCAACAACGGCGCCGTCGCGGTTTCGAAGGGCACGTTCCTCGTGCCGCTCGACAAGGCCGATGCCTTCCGCACCAACCTCGATGGGTACGACAAGCCGCTCGTTTCCTGGACCACCGTGACGGCGAAGAAAGGCGAATCGATCGACTCGCTCGCCAAGCGCTACGGCGTGCCCGCGCACGAGTTCCGCGCGGCCAACGGCGCCGTCAAGTTGAACAAGAAGGGCTACCTCGCGGTGAACCAGTCGATCATGGTGCCGATGAAGTCCGCCACCACGGTCGCCACCGCCGCGCCCGCGAAGGCCACGCACGCGAAGCACACCGTGGCCGCCGCACCCGCGAAGATCGAAGCCGAGCCGAAGATCGTCCCGGCCTCCTCCGGCAGCACGTACACCGTGCGGGCCGGCGACACGCTCTACGGCATCGCGCAGAAAGCCGGCGCCACCGTGGACGACATCCTCGCGCTGAACCGCCTCAAGTCGAGCGCGGTGATCCAGCCCGGACTCCGGCTCCGCCTTCCTTAA
- a CDS encoding metallopeptidase TldD-related protein yields MDMKQYFHDLAAHIDTLAKPGEVIVSSLAAEDSDFIRFNKSAVRQAMAIRQVYWTLSLIHDKRRLDAKVTLAGSLAADREALAGLLRDLRNAIGELPRDPFLLYQTEPSHSVRESKGQLPDPASVIDSVVAAGQGVDLVGLYAGGPIYRGFANTLGARYWHEVENFDFGWSLYHSRDKAVKSSYAGSAWDAAAFDRKMAFARGQLVRLAETPRTLEPGGYRAFLAPAAMTEILGMLSWAGFGLKSRNTKQTALIRMAEQGATLSPQVTLRENTAGGIACGFQAEGFLRPDSVELVGAGQLGTALVSPRSAREYDVPTNGANASESPESLDLAAGMLPEADALKTLGTGIYIGNLWYLNFSDRSACRMTGMTRFASFWVENGEIRAPLNVMRFDDTAYRVLGANLEALTRERDLVVDDNSYEKRSTSSMHTPGALIREFALTL; encoded by the coding sequence ATGGACATGAAGCAGTACTTCCACGACCTGGCCGCGCACATCGACACGCTCGCGAAGCCCGGCGAGGTGATCGTCTCCTCGCTCGCCGCCGAGGACAGCGACTTCATCCGCTTCAACAAGAGCGCCGTCCGCCAGGCGATGGCGATCCGCCAGGTGTACTGGACGCTCTCGCTGATCCACGACAAGCGAAGGCTCGATGCAAAGGTGACGCTCGCGGGCTCGTTGGCCGCGGACCGCGAAGCGCTGGCGGGCTTGCTGCGCGACCTTCGCAACGCCATCGGCGAGCTGCCGCGGGATCCTTTCCTGCTCTATCAAACCGAGCCCAGCCATTCGGTGCGCGAGTCGAAGGGACAGCTGCCCGATCCGGCGAGCGTGATCGATTCCGTGGTCGCCGCGGGCCAGGGCGTCGATCTCGTCGGCCTCTACGCGGGAGGTCCGATCTACCGCGGCTTCGCCAACACGCTGGGCGCGCGCTACTGGCACGAGGTCGAGAACTTCGATTTCGGCTGGTCGCTCTACCACTCGCGCGACAAGGCGGTGAAGTCGAGCTATGCCGGCAGCGCGTGGGATGCGGCCGCATTCGACCGCAAGATGGCCTTCGCGCGCGGGCAGCTGGTGCGCCTCGCGGAGACGCCGCGCACGCTCGAGCCCGGCGGCTATCGCGCGTTCCTGGCACCCGCGGCGATGACCGAGATCCTCGGCATGCTCTCGTGGGCGGGCTTCGGATTGAAGAGCCGCAACACCAAGCAGACGGCGCTCATTCGCATGGCCGAGCAAGGCGCGACGCTTTCGCCGCAGGTGACGCTGCGCGAGAACACCGCGGGCGGCATCGCGTGCGGCTTCCAGGCCGAAGGCTTCCTGCGCCCGGATTCGGTGGAGCTCGTGGGCGCGGGCCAGCTCGGCACGGCCCTTGTCTCGCCCCGCTCGGCTCGCGAGTACGACGTGCCCACCAACGGCGCCAACGCTTCGGAGAGTCCCGAGTCCCTCGACCTCGCCGCCGGCATGTTGCCGGAGGCCGACGCGCTGAAGACCCTGGGCACCGGCATCTACATCGGCAACCTCTGGTACCTCAACTTCTCGGACCGCTCGGCCTGCCGCATGACGGGCATGACGCGCTTCGCCTCGTTCTGGGTCGAGAACGGCGAGATCCGCGCGCCGCTCAACGTGATGCGCTTCGATGACACGGCCTACCGCGTGCTGGGCGCCAACCTCGAGGCCCTCACCCGGGAACGCGACCTGGTGGTCGACGACAACAGCTACGAGAAGCGCTCCACGTCATCGATGCACACCCCTGGCGCGTTAATCCGGGAGTTCGCCCTGACGCTCTGA